The Streptomyces sp. NBC_01244 genome has a segment encoding these proteins:
- a CDS encoding TetR/AcrR family transcriptional regulator: protein MAEQVHTPQQQRSREKVALILEATARLLETTSYDELGTKLIAAEAGVSVGVLYRYFADKEAIVAALVRRWLEMDVRITERITEEPLPPRSQELLEKLLAAYADRFRTERGYRRVWYYGPRIDALRAYGRQTDLQIAGSVHKALVRGYAMPDTEQFRRRARLAVEVGGNLLDLAFRESAEGDPEILADAALMMDRYLFAPSPDSGFPGIG from the coding sequence ATGGCTGAGCAAGTCCACACACCACAACAACAGCGCAGCCGGGAGAAGGTGGCCCTCATTCTTGAGGCGACGGCCAGGCTGCTGGAGACGACTTCCTACGACGAGCTGGGCACCAAGCTCATCGCTGCCGAAGCGGGAGTCTCGGTCGGCGTGCTCTACCGGTACTTCGCCGACAAGGAAGCGATCGTCGCCGCCCTGGTCCGGCGCTGGCTTGAGATGGACGTGCGGATCACCGAGCGGATCACCGAGGAGCCCTTGCCGCCGCGCTCGCAGGAGCTGCTGGAGAAGCTGCTCGCCGCCTATGCGGACCGCTTCCGCACGGAGCGCGGCTACCGCCGTGTCTGGTACTACGGGCCGCGTATCGACGCGTTGCGTGCGTACGGCCGGCAGACGGACCTGCAAATCGCCGGGAGTGTGCACAAGGCACTCGTCCGCGGCTATGCGATGCCGGACACCGAGCAGTTCCGGCGACGCGCTCGACTCGCCGTGGAGGTCGGGGGCAACCTGCTCGACCTTGCCTTCCGCGAGAGCGCCGAAGGCGACCCCGAGATCCTCGCCGACGCCGCTCTCATGATGGACCGCTACCTCTTCGCACCGTCTCCCGACTCAGGGTTTCCAGGAATCGGGTGA
- a CDS encoding MFS transporter, whose translation MSFVALPLLAAQLTADPRQIAMVSLAEQLPWLLLGLLSGVLADRFDRRRILWLVDAARALLVGALAAAVAADMVTIPLLSLVAFLLGCGQTLYSGAWAGMVPALVAPSGLTRANARLQASSLITDTLLGTPLGALLFGIATALPFAVDAVSFATAAALVFILRGNFQPRSQPAPKTWTALRRDTTEGVRWLWRHHLLRRLCLASGITNLVGGGLIAILVLYARQTLGLSDLGFALLVASFALGGVVGAMSTPRLTARFGTPRVLRLTAVGTAIAAAAAGAATSGPIAGMGIAAYGAASLAWNVTAVSLRQSLVPAELLGRVAMAYQMVIGSGTALGAVAAGFTAHAFGLRTPFYTGAVLLFAASLISTRSVQRAALPSRGAVPERRTR comes from the coding sequence ATGAGCTTCGTTGCTCTGCCGCTCCTCGCGGCGCAACTGACCGCCGATCCGCGGCAGATCGCGATGGTGTCCTTGGCGGAGCAGCTGCCCTGGCTGCTCCTCGGCCTGCTCTCCGGTGTTCTGGCGGACCGGTTCGACCGCCGCCGCATCCTGTGGCTCGTCGACGCGGCCCGGGCCTTGCTTGTCGGGGCGCTCGCCGCGGCGGTGGCAGCCGACATGGTGACGATTCCGCTCCTGAGTCTCGTCGCCTTCCTGCTCGGCTGTGGGCAGACGCTCTACAGCGGCGCCTGGGCGGGCATGGTCCCTGCACTGGTTGCACCCAGCGGGCTCACCCGGGCCAACGCGCGTCTGCAAGCAAGCTCCCTGATCACCGACACTCTGCTCGGAACGCCGCTGGGCGCGCTGCTGTTCGGCATCGCCACCGCACTACCCTTCGCCGTCGACGCGGTGTCCTTCGCCACCGCTGCCGCACTGGTATTCATCCTCCGCGGGAACTTCCAGCCCCGTTCCCAGCCGGCACCGAAGACGTGGACGGCCCTGCGCCGTGACACGACCGAGGGGGTCCGGTGGCTCTGGCGGCACCACTTGCTGCGCCGGCTCTGCCTGGCATCCGGGATCACCAACCTCGTCGGCGGAGGCTTGATCGCCATCCTGGTGCTCTACGCCCGGCAAACTCTTGGCCTGAGCGATCTAGGCTTCGCCCTGCTGGTCGCCTCCTTCGCGCTCGGCGGCGTGGTCGGGGCAATGTCGACCCCACGCCTCACCGCACGCTTCGGCACTCCACGGGTCCTCAGGTTGACCGCTGTGGGCACTGCCATCGCTGCCGCCGCCGCAGGCGCTGCGACCTCCGGGCCCATAGCCGGCATGGGGATCGCCGCATACGGAGCGGCGAGCCTGGCATGGAACGTCACTGCGGTGTCGCTGCGCCAGTCACTTGTGCCTGCCGAACTGCTGGGGCGCGTGGCCATGGCCTACCAGATGGTCATCGGTAGTGGCACCGCACTGGGTGCCGTGGCAGCCGGCTTCACCGCCCACGCCTTCGGACTGCGAACCCCTTTCTATACGGGGGCGGTCCTCCTGTTCGCCGCCAGCCTGATCAGTACAAGATCCGTCCAGAGGGCCGCACTGCC